The following are from one region of the Deltaproteobacteria bacterium genome:
- the dctP gene encoding TRAP transporter substrate-binding protein DctP yields MTIFYRIMSSCAAVLMALTITGECSAAQKISWKVATLAPQEIGYAKEFKAILLPALSRATDGDLAVKVYWGGVMGDDRQYLDKMRVGQLQGAGLSAQGTLNMSKPVGVLSLPFLFNNYEEVDYIKKRMLSRFDGLIAADGFRLLMWLDQDFDQIYSTKFPVTKLADFSRARFIIWPGVLEGKFLERLGTQPVISGVTEIPSSIKSGVADAAISPAIFVVGAQLYSTFKYINTTKVRYFPAFTVCSNKAWDQLPPQYQKAISEGREKWSKDFCALTRDDTAKAVKAMKQYGLQIVNSSPGEIRDIREKTLPLWDELSGKLYSRELLNEIKENLAQYRSSRKSG; encoded by the coding sequence ATGACAATCTTTTACAGGATCATGAGCTCATGTGCGGCTGTACTTATGGCTCTAACGATAACGGGGGAATGTTCGGCGGCTCAAAAAATCAGCTGGAAAGTGGCCACCCTGGCTCCCCAGGAAATCGGATACGCCAAGGAATTCAAGGCGATCCTCCTTCCGGCCCTTTCCAGGGCCACCGACGGCGACCTTGCGGTAAAGGTTTACTGGGGCGGAGTCATGGGAGACGACCGCCAGTACCTTGATAAAATGCGGGTGGGGCAGCTTCAGGGCGCGGGCCTGTCCGCCCAGGGAACCCTGAACATGTCAAAGCCTGTCGGAGTATTGAGCCTGCCCTTTCTCTTCAACAATTATGAAGAGGTCGACTACATCAAGAAAAGGATGCTCTCACGCTTCGACGGCCTCATAGCCGCAGACGGTTTCAGGCTCCTCATGTGGCTGGACCAGGATTTCGACCAGATATATTCAACGAAATTTCCCGTAACCAAGCTGGCTGATTTTTCCAGGGCGCGCTTCATAATCTGGCCGGGCGTTCTGGAGGGGAAATTCCTGGAGCGGCTTGGCACGCAGCCCGTGATATCGGGAGTCACGGAAATTCCTTCGTCCATAAAGTCCGGTGTCGCCGATGCGGCAATCTCGCCGGCCATCTTTGTGGTGGGAGCCCAGCTTTATTCGACGTTCAAATACATAAACACCACGAAGGTCCGCTATTTTCCGGCCTTTACCGTATGCAGCAACAAAGCCTGGGACCAATTGCCGCCGCAATATCAAAAGGCCATTTCGGAAGGGCGCGAAAAATGGTCAAAGGATTTCTGCGCACTGACCCGCGATGACACCGCAAAAGCCGTCAAGGCCATGAAGCAGTACGGGCTGCAAATAGTCAATTCGTCTCCGGGGGAGATCAGGGATATCCGCGAAAAAACCCTTCCCCTCTGGGACGAGCTTTCGGGAAAACTCTATTCCCGCGAACTTCTGAATGAAATCAAAGAGAATCTGGCCCAATACCGCTCTTCCAGAAAAAGCGGATAG
- a CDS encoding CoA transferase subunit A, with protein sequence MDGGVSSEIQRGKGELFTDPDPDRARKFFRQKSRLMKDKTMPLSKAVEAFVHDGDYLALGGFGGNRAPIAACHEILRQGRKRMGLAGHTTTHEFQILSAGEVFDRVDVSYIVGLEARGLSPCARRYMQSGRVKVTEWSNYAISARLKAAAMGIPFVPTRTLLGTDTFEQSACIIMECPYTGKKLSLQPALYPDVAVIHVHEADVFGNCRIRGILKSDNDLACAAKRVIITCERLITNEEIRQSPSETTIPYFLVDAVCEVPFGNYPGNMVYEYFSDEEHLKEWLKVEADPETFTEFLQKNIYGCKDHHDYINKNGGMDKMLKLRAMEHLLYKEAAR encoded by the coding sequence ATGGATGGCGGGGTATCAAGTGAAATACAGCGGGGAAAGGGGGAGCTGTTTACGGATCCCGATCCTGACCGTGCCAGGAAGTTCTTTCGTCAAAAGAGCAGGCTGATGAAAGACAAGACCATGCCGCTTTCAAAGGCTGTCGAAGCCTTTGTCCATGACGGCGATTACCTGGCCCTGGGCGGCTTCGGCGGAAACCGCGCGCCCATTGCGGCCTGCCACGAGATACTGAGGCAGGGCAGGAAGCGCATGGGGCTTGCCGGGCACACGACCACCCACGAGTTCCAGATTTTAAGCGCGGGGGAAGTCTTCGACCGGGTGGACGTAAGCTATATCGTGGGCCTTGAGGCTCGTGGGCTGTCGCCGTGCGCCAGAAGATACATGCAAAGCGGCAGGGTGAAGGTTACCGAGTGGAGCAACTACGCCATCTCCGCAAGGCTCAAGGCTGCGGCCATGGGGATCCCATTCGTCCCCACTCGCACTCTTTTAGGCACCGACACCTTTGAACAAAGCGCCTGCATCATCATGGAGTGCCCCTATACGGGAAAGAAGCTTTCCCTTCAACCGGCGCTGTACCCCGATGTGGCGGTCATCCACGTTCACGAAGCGGATGTTTTCGGGAACTGCCGGATTCGGGGCATCCTGAAATCGGACAATGACCTGGCCTGCGCCGCAAAGCGGGTGATTATCACATGCGAGCGCCTCATAACCAATGAGGAGATACGCCAAAGCCCCTCGGAAACCACCATACCCTATTTCCTGGTGGACGCGGTATGCGAGGTGCCGTTCGGCAACTACCCGGGCAACATGGTCTATGAATACTTCTCGGATGAAGAGCACCTGAAGGAATGGCTGAAGGTCGAGGCTGACCCCGAAACTTTTACGGAATTCCTGCAGAAGAACATATACGGCTGTAAGGATCATCATGATTACATCAACAAAAACGGCGGGATGGATAAAATGCTCAAATTAAGAGCCATGGAACACCTGTTGTACAAAGAGGCGGCCCGATGA
- a CDS encoding dihydropteroate synthase: MFTVIGERLNSSRPSILRAVVDKDEAFISEEAKKQEAAGATHIEVNVGLVAENEAADLAWVMDIVQRAVDLPLCIDSPNPKVLEDALVLANKPPIVNSISLEKNRLKPMLSFLRHNDCGVVALCMDDSGIPKTAKDVIERAGRLIQILEDAGIASDRIYVDPLIQPISTNVSSGAMVLEAVRQIRQSHSSVHILCGLSNISFGLPQRHAVNRAFLSLLMGAGLDAAILDPLGEKVCSVLKTTWMLLGKDPYCRDFLRAARRSLI, encoded by the coding sequence ATGTTCACCGTCATAGGAGAAAGGCTCAACTCGTCACGGCCAAGCATCCTTCGCGCCGTAGTTGATAAGGATGAGGCATTTATCAGTGAGGAAGCCAAGAAGCAGGAAGCCGCAGGTGCGACCCATATAGAGGTGAATGTAGGGTTAGTGGCTGAAAATGAAGCGGCTGACCTGGCCTGGGTTATGGATATCGTACAGCGGGCGGTGGATCTGCCTTTGTGCATAGACAGCCCCAACCCCAAAGTGCTGGAAGATGCTCTGGTTCTTGCAAATAAGCCACCCATCGTAAACTCCATAAGCCTTGAGAAAAACAGGCTGAAACCGATGCTCTCGTTTTTAAGGCATAATGACTGCGGCGTGGTGGCCCTGTGCATGGATGACAGCGGAATACCGAAAACCGCAAAGGACGTAATAGAAAGAGCGGGAAGACTTATTCAGATCCTGGAGGACGCCGGGATTGCAAGTGATCGGATTTACGTGGATCCCCTGATCCAACCCATCAGCACGAACGTTTCCTCGGGAGCCATGGTTTTGGAAGCCGTCAGGCAGATAAGGCAGAGCCATTCTTCGGTTCATATTTTATGCGGGCTTTCCAACATAAGCTTTGGGTTGCCCCAAAGACATGCCGTGAACCGCGCCTTTTTATCCCTTCTCATGGGGGCCGGCCTGGACGCCGCCATTCTCGATCCGTTGGGTGAAAAGGTTTGCTCGGTTTTGAAAACGACTTGGATGCTCTTGGGTAAAGATCCCTATTGCCGGGATTTTTTAAGAGCGGCCAGAAGAAGTCTCATTTAA